GCGATGAAGGCTACCCCGATACTCACGCCCCCCAGGCCGTCGTATATGCCGAGTCGGAAGCCGACGTAGTGGCGGCCCTGCGCCTGGCGCGCGAACTGCACGTGCCGATCACGCCCTATGCAGCAGGCAGCGGCCTGGAAGGCAACGCCGTTCCGTGGCGTGGTGGAATCAGCCTCGACCTGACACGCATGAACCGTGTGCTCCTCATCGAGAGCGCGAACTTCAGCGCAACGGTCGAGCCTGGGGTGTTGTACCCCGAACTGTCGCGTCAGGCCAGACCGCATGGCCTGTTCTTCGCGGTCGACCCTGGTGCCGAGGCCTCACTGGGCGGCATGGCGGCGACCGGGGCGAGCGGCACGGCGGCAGTGAAGTACGGCACGATGCGGGACAACGTCCTGGAAATGCGCGTTGCGCTGCTCGACGGGCGCGTCCTTCGCGTCGGCAGCCGCGCCCCCAAGAGCAGTGCCGGTTATGACCTCAAACACCTGTTTCTGGGTTCCGAAGGTACCCTCGGCGTAATCACCGAACTCACGGTGCGCCTGTGGCCGCTGCCCGCGAGCGCGGCCAGTATGCAGGTGAGCTTTGCGTCCGTGGATGACGCGGTCACCGCAACTGTCATGATCATCGGGGCGGGCATCGGTCCTCAGCGGCTGGAGCTGGTGGACGCCGAGACCATTCGGGCTGTGAATTTCTACAAGGGTCGCTCGGATGCCGAGCAGCCCACTTTGTGGATCGAAGTGATCGGACGCGATGGAGCTGACGTGGCCACCCAGCTTGCCCTCGTCGAGGAATTGTGCCGCGAGTCGGGCGGCGCGGTCACGGGACGCGCGACGACCGAAGCTCAGCGCACTGAACT
The Deinococcus peraridilitoris DSM 19664 genome window above contains:
- a CDS encoding FAD-binding oxidoreductase, whose product is MTIRELEDQQLLRLREVFGERVSTVKADLIAHGRDEGYPDTHAPQAVVYAESEADVVAALRLARELHVPITPYAAGSGLEGNAVPWRGGISLDLTRMNRVLLIESANFSATVEPGVLYPELSRQARPHGLFFAVDPGAEASLGGMAATGASGTAAVKYGTMRDNVLEMRVALLDGRVLRVGSRAPKSSAGYDLKHLFLGSEGTLGVITELTVRLWPLPASAASMQVSFASVDDAVTATVMIIGAGIGPQRLELVDAETIRAVNFYKGRSDAEQPTLWIEVIGRDGADVATQLALVEELCRESGGAVTGRATTEAQRTELWTARHHVYYALRAMYPGHSNRLGDVCVPIAALPGAIAITQQLLREHQLHAPIVGHVGDGNFHLLFHAAPEDAATWERIALVSDTITREALRMGGTCTGEHGVGIRKRKYLRDEHGEALDAMREIKSLFDPYGLLNPGKIFEE